The genome window TTGGCACTTAATACCTCATAGATGGGTTTGCAAACCATTTAGCAACTGCAAAGGGCTTTGAATGCCCTCAACAAAAAGCAAGACCATGGATATCCACACTACCACAttggcttgtttttgtttgttttacgtATACCAAGTGCATATTCAGGCAGccttgccaaaaaaaaagtcttcatccAAGATGAATAACAGTTTCATTGAGTCACAAGGaatgtttatttcacttatttggcAGGGAAGGATCTGAAATGATGAGACTCAGCAGACTTTGCACACCTCGGGGAGCAGGATTAGCAGAGAAGGCCTCTCACAGGAAGCAGCTTGATCCTAGGGAGACCAGGGTGTGTGTGGAGTCAGAACCGGGTCTGGTCCCTgcctgtgccttggtttcctcatctatacagTGAAGATCTCACTACCAGGCCTGCCTGCCCcatggtggggggcggggggaggagaaCAGGGTGAGGATTGCAAGATATGAGGGATAGTGACCTGTGTTTATAGGCCTAATTCATGCAGCTCACATGTGGCAATGCCCAGGATTCTCACTTCTAAAGTCCCTCCAGGGTGCTGAGGGGCGCCTGGGGGCTGGGCCTGACAGCACAGGCTCCATCTGCCTTCTCTGGGTTGTCTCCTGCAGACTCCTCCTTGCAGTAAAGCTCAGGGTTGCAGGGCAGCCTCTCTCCTTGGACTTCCGCTGGGCCCCAAAGAGACCCAGCAGAGCCTTCGGGACCATGGTTGGACTGAAGCCTTCAGAAGTGCCACCCACAACAGCTGTGAAATTCCTGGGGGCAGGCACAGCGGCCTGTTTTGCTGATCTCCTCACCTTTCCGCTGGACACAGCCAAGGTCCGCCTGCAGGTAGGGGCCCTTTGGCCAGAGGTCACTGTTCACATCAAAAGAAGGGCTAGTTCTCCAGCACAGCCCCCATCAGGCCACCAACGTGCCCTTCCTCACACAGAACCCCATGAGGCCACTCACTCCGCTGCTTAGGACCCTTCCTTGCTTCCTCCCCATTGCCATCGCCCAGGACACAAAAATCTGAATGCCTTGGCATGATGTGACAGGGCCCTTCATGCCGAGCCCTACTTTGTAAACCATCCTTGGACTGGCCACtaaccatttataaaatgggaaacaaTGTGCCCTACGGATCAGCTGTCAGGGTCAAAGGCCACACGCCGTGTATGATACTGCTTTGTGTACTGTTAACATGCTGCACAAACGTCAGCTATTTTCACTGCTGTGTGATGGCTGTGATGCGCATGCTCCTTCTCAAGGTTCGGCCAGGCAGGTCCCCCGGGCACACAGCTCCTCATGCCGCCATGGGCTGTCCCTCAGATCCAGGGGGAGAGCCAAGCGGTGCAGGCGGCCCGCAGTGTGCAGTACCGCGGCGTGCTGGGCACCATCCTGACCATGGTGCGCACCGAGGGCCCCCGCAGCCCCTACAATGGGCTGGTCGCCGGCCTACAGCGCCAGATGAGCTTTGCCTCCATCCGCATCGGCCTCTACGACTCCGTCAAGCAGTTCTACACCCCCAAAGGAGCAGACCGTGAGTGCCCGGGGCCCCTGTGGACACCACGGGGGTGTGCAGAAGCCCAGCGTGTGGGGCAGGGGAGCCGGGCCGCACAGACTGAAAGGCGAGCCGGGGGCGTGGGGCAGCTCCTCACCCTCAACCCAGGGAGCGAGCGCAGCCCGGTGGAGAGCAGCGGCGACCCGAGAGGGGTTCGGTGCGGAGCAGCGGCCCACTCTCTCcgctcctctctctgctcctcccagACTCCAGCATTGCTACCCGGATTTTGGCGGGCTGCACCACGGGGGCCATGGCGGTCACCTGTGCCCAGCCCACGGATGTGGTGAAGGTCCGATTTCAGGCCAGCGTGCAGCTGGGGCCCAGGAGCGAGAGGAAATACAGCGGGACTATGGATGCCTACAGAACCATCGCCAGGGAGGAAGGCATCAGGGGCCTGTGGAAAGGTAAGTCTGGACTGCAGGCAGGGGGCCTTGGGCGGAGCTCACTCTACCAAGAGCTGAGAGGCGGGGCAGGAAACTGAGCAAGAAGGGAACTCCCAGCATGGTGTGTTCCAGTGATTCAAAGAATAGCCCAACCAAAAATACCTCCCTGACCTGCCACAATGTCTAGTTCGTTTCAATTTACCCACCCCTCACCATGTGCAGGGAGCTGAGCCAGAAAGGAATGAATAGAAGACACCTTCCCCACCCGCAGAGGTACAGATCTGGAGGTGGGAGAGACCATGCTGGCTCCACAGAGATGGTGACACCTAAGCTGGGCCACAGAGGCTGAGCAGACTCTAGGTGTGTGGAGATGGAAGGATAGGGCCTTCAAGCAGGGCGCAGAGAAAAAAACAGCAGCATCCAGGATCACTGCTGTGAGGAGTGGGGTGCGGGAGAGGCCGTGAGGAGGGCTTCCTTGCAAGCAAAGACTTTACGGTGCCCTACGTGTCTACACGGTGGCCACCTTAACAAATGCTGCAATCTCTCCGTCATGTGGACCAGAGGTCTCATGAATCCTTGCAGAAGAAACAGTGACCTAGTGAGGTTTAAGGACAAGACACCAGGGTcacagccctagctctacactcaCTGGCTGGAAGCCCCCCAAGGGCTGTCCCCTCATCCATAAAACCTCTCTTCTAGGACCCAGCTGGTGCTACATTATGTCACTGTTCCAAGAGCCCACCTCTCTCTTCCAAAGAATGACTTCCTTTTCTGGCTGCAGCTGGTGTCAGGGaggcatattttaattttgatggctATTGCAGATTTTCCTCCAAAATGtggccaaacacaagtgagcctctctgttttctgtctctgaggAGGGCATGGATAATCTGAAAGTTGTTAACCCTGGAAAGGAAAGTGTGCAGTCTGCTCAGCTGAGGTGGGTTCCTCTGGCTGAGACCATCGGAATGGGGCACGTTGTCCCCCAAAATGGAGCCTGTGGCCTAACAGCCAGGGTGTCCACTTCTCCCATGCCTCGTTCATCATCCCCCACTGCCTTCCTAACAGGAACTTTGCCCAACATCACAAGGAATGCCATTGTCAACTGTGCTGAGATGGTGACCTACGACATCGTCAAGGAGCAGCTGCTGGACTATCACCTACTCACTGGTGAGGCCCTGGGCTCCTGGCAGACAGCCATCCCTCAGCAGGGCACCGCAGCATGAGCACCACCCAGAGGCAACTGGGCTTTAGAAGGAGTAAAGAGAGGAGTGTGCCCAGTAAAAAGTGCCCAGCACAGCACTGTGACAAGTAGGAAAGAAGCCTGGGCTGGGAGGCCAGAGACCTGGGTTCCAGTCCCAGCGCCACTTCTCACTATGTGTCTTTAAGCAAGGTCTCTCACCTTCTCtgacttcagtttcctcaaatgaGGTGGTTGGGCTGGATGACCTTTCAGCTCTGTCACAGCCCAGTTCTAGTTTGCCAGTACGTACCGAGAGCTCAGCCCTTGGCACTGTGAGAGATATGGAAAATATTATCCCTATGCTCAAGGAGTTCAAGGTTCAGTTGGGGACAAGAGATGAACACACGTGGAACAGGAACAAGTGTACTCCCTGATATTTGCTCTTCCCTTTCTGTCTACAGACAACTTCCCTTGCCACTTTGTTTCTGCCTTCGGAGCTGGCTTCTGTGCCACAGTGGTGGCCTCGCCAGTGGATGTGGTGAAGACTAGGTACATGAACTCACCCCCAGGCCAGTACCACAGCCCCCTGGACTGTATGGTAAGGATGGTGGCCCAGGAGGGCCCCACAGCCTTCTACAAGGGGTaagcctcctcctcctcattcctCCAGCACTCCCTCGCAGAGAACTCAGCCTCTGTCTTTTCTAACATGCCTACCATGGGTCAATCTGGGGACACAGTGATGAACAGTACAGATGTGAATGCCACAaaggagaaatataaagaattatgGAAGCGGGGggaagaaaaaagtgaacaaaacctGATTTGAAGAGTATGTTAgcacatttctgttgcttataacaaaatacttggaactgaataatttagaaagaaaaaatttgttgcttacagtttctgaggctgggaagtccaaagttcatctggtggtggtgacagtgactgaggggtctcatgttgcaaggtggtggaagcaaagagagcagagagagagaaagacaaactctcctctccttttaaagccctcacagccacgcccctgaccaccatttgtaatccattcactactgcagggtcctacaatccagttacctcttcaaggctccacctttcagttaccataataggattttccaccctcttaacagtcacagtgggggctacatttctaatacataacacTTGGGGAAcacgattcaagcttcagggagttttggaggAACATAATTCACTCCACTACAGTTAGGGAAGCCTTATCAAGAAAAAGGAATCTAGGGTAAGTAAAAGTACTGTCTATCTCCAAACTTTTGGGGTggaggagaaggagggaagggTGGTTAGTAATCCTGAGACTTTTCACAACCCACTGCCATGATCACTGATCACGCTGATAGCAACCTGACCACCATGCTCACTATCCCAACACACTTGATGTTTTCTTGCTTCGTGCCTCTGCACTTACCTTTCCTTCTGAGTGGAATGCCTTTCCCTCGCTATCTACATGCTCTAAATCTTAGCCATCCTTCAAGACTAGTTCAAACTAGTCTTCTCTGGCACTCTTAGGTATAAATTTTCCCTCCTCCCTGTGAACTTCGGCAATACCATTTGATACCATTTTTATGGTGTTTACTACCTCCTGCCTCATATTACAGTATTTGTGAGCACAAGCACCTTAAAGCCAAGGACTGATGGCTGATACATCTTTTATCTCCCAGAGACCCTAGCACGAAGCAAGCACGCAATAATGTAGGTTATTTACAATCATCATGATGGCTGTTATTATATATTAGgcctgtgctaagcattttacatatgttatctcaACAACTCCCTGGACTAGTAGTATTCTCCACATTTACTGAGGAAGAGATTGAgtctcagaaaagttaagtaacttgtccaggaTCACAAGTTAAAATGGCAGAGCTGTGGCTCAAGCCCAGACCATCAGAGGCCATACCCAGCATGTTGTTATTTATGCTACTGTGAAGCTCTTTGCTTGGCTctcacctcccaccactgatGCCTTCAGCAGATAGTTTTCTGGTTCCCAATGTTAGATTGgacacaacaagcaaacaggAGCCACTACAGCTTTTCCAGCCTGGGAATGACATAACAAAACTTTATTTCAGATTGTTCTTTTGCTAAGTGCCTCTATCATTACAGTCTTCAGCTGTAGCCACTTGTCTCAGTTTATTCTTTCACTTGTCAGACACTTActgagtgtctgtgtgtgccAGGCCCAGGCTATGCTTCCCTCAAAGAGGAGCAGATAAGTAGGTGACATCTATTGAGCGTTTACAGACCCTGGGTCCTTTGCTGTGTGCTGTCCAACATTAACTCATGTAATCTGCACAACAACTCTATAAGGAagatactattatttattttcctcattttatagatgaggaaattgaggctcagaaagattcagtgacttgtccaaggttgtAAAGAATGTGAACccaggtctgactccagagttcACATTCATTGCCTCAATGCTATAGTCCCTGTGAAGCTTCAGGAAAGGCTATGGCATGAGGTTATGGTGCCCAAGCTGAGTCCTACAGAATGAAGAGC of Cynocephalus volans isolate mCynVol1 chromosome 4, mCynVol1.pri, whole genome shotgun sequence contains these proteins:
- the UCP3 gene encoding putative mitochondrial transporter UCP3, with protein sequence MVGLKPSEVPPTTAVKFLGAGTAACFADLLTFPLDTAKVRLQIQGESQAVQAARSVQYRGVLGTILTMVRTEGPRSPYNGLVAGLQRQMSFASIRIGLYDSVKQFYTPKGADHSSIATRILAGCTTGAMAVTCAQPTDVVKVRFQASVQLGPRSERKYSGTMDAYRTIAREEGIRGLWKGTLPNITRNAIVNCAEMVTYDIVKEQLLDYHLLTDNFPCHFVSAFGAGFCATVVASPVDVVKTRYMNSPPGQYHSPLDCMVRMVAQEGPTAFYKGFTPSFLRLGGWNVMMFVTYEQMKRALMNVQMLRESPF